The genomic DNA TAGTGGAAATGCATGATACGCATTATTGCTATTCGATGCAATGTAAAAACCTTATGCTAAATGCTAAAATAGAAAAATGATATCTTCTCGTGCATTTAAATATACGATCATTGGACTGCTTGTTGTTGTGAGTGTTGCTAGTTGGTATTTCACGATCTCCATTTATCAGAATAATAAGGCGGATATTATTACTGCAGTTGCTGATATTGCTCATGAACTAGCTCTACCGTTCCATATGGCCCGAATGGCTGCGCGAGAGCCTGTTACTGAATTGCCGGTGCCGGTCTACGGGGTGGTGCTTGATCAGATCGACGACACGTGGGGTGCGGCACGTAGCGAGGGTCGGACGCACGACGGGACTGACATTTTTGCCACGCGAGGAACGCCGGTTTTCTCCGCAACTGAGGGATATGTTACTCGAACGAATATTGGTACACGTGGTGGTATTAACGTAATGGTGGCCGGTCCGGGCGGGTTGAATTATTACTACGCACATCTAGAGCGGATCGCTGACGGTATTAGACGTGGACAGGCGGTGACCACTGATACGGTGCTTGGTTTTGTTGGTAACTCCGGCAATGCAACGAATACACCGCCGCATCTTCATTTTGCTCTGTATCCCGAACGATGGGACGCGGTTAATCCGTATCCGTTACTCGTTGATCGCTGGGATTAGTGGCAGGAGGTGAGTATGGTAGGATAGAGCGTATGAATCGTATAACAGTATTTTTTATTCTTGTGTTTGTCGTGGCTAGTGCTGCCGGACTCGTGATCTGGATGAGCGCTCAGAGTGAACACGAAGATCTATTGGACCGCTCTCGCTCAGACAGTGTTGGTTCGGATAGTCTCATTCAAGCATCAGAGGATGATCGCGCAGATACAGAGCACGTTACAACTAATTCAGAACAAGCTACTATGGGAACAAAAAACGTAACGCTTACAACATCGAAGGGAGATATTTCAATGGAATTATATGGCGATGATTTTCCAAACACGGTCGGTAACTTCGTAAAACTTGCTAACGAGGAATTTTATGACGGCATTATATTTCACCGGGTTATTGAGGGATTTATGATCCAGGGAGGTGATCCGACAGGCACAGGGACCGGCGGACCCGGGTACGCCTTTGAGGACGAGCTTAAACCGGAGTCAGAAGCTGCTCAGCGCGGCTATGCCAGAGGAACAGTGGCGATGGCAAACAGTGGTCCGGATACGAACGGAAGTCAGTTCTTCATTGTGCACCAAGATGCACCGCTTCCGTATCAATACACGATCTTTGGCCGGGTTACGAGTGGCATGGATGTTGTCGATGCCATAGCAACAAGTGAGACTGATGGGGGTGACAAGCCTCTGGAAGACATAGTGATCGAAAAGGCTGTTGTTGAAGAATAAGTGGGTGATCACGTGTCACGATACATATGTTTATAAAGTACTGCCAGAGTACTGCTTGTTTTCTAATTCACTTCGTTCATAAGAAAACAATGGAGCCCAACCACTTTATAAACATACGAACCGCACCACGCTTAGAGTAGGAGGAAAAGGAAAAATGTCCGAACCCAGGGTTCGGACTTTTTTATTTTAGCAAGAGGTATTAGTTGCTCTAATCCACACGAGACATGTTCTTCGCCGTGGTAATATAAATGTATTACTACGCTAACTACTCAAATGCAATGAAAAATCGTTTTCCGGCCTCGCTTCAGTTATACTTCGGTTTGCTTTTGTTTGGGGTTGCAGGGTTCTTTCTCACGCTATTTTTGTATCCGCCTACCGGGTTTTACGGCTTCGTTCTATTCGTTGCACTTGGAGGTTTCGGGGTTGCTGCCAATATTTTTAGGACCAAGCGATCGGGTGAAGAGCTGGTCTGCCCAAGTGGTTCCGATTGTAACGTGGTGGTCAATAGTCGGTTTTCGAAGTTCTTTGGTATCCCGCTTGAGATCCTTGGGATGACCTACTTCGCCTTAATTGCGATATCGTACTCAATTCTCCTTTTTATTCCGCAGGCCATTGAAGGAAACCTACTTCTTGTTGTCGCACTAGCGACAATGGCGGCAGCACTTTTTTCGCTGTACTTGTTGTTCGTGCAAGCATTCTTGCTCGGCGCATGGTGCATTTGGTGCATTCTTTCTTCTATGTTCTCGCTGGTGATCTTTGCGATATCGTTTGTTACGCTTGAGCGCGCCGGTGTGCCGGTCTATGATTTTCTCATGAGCATAGAGGGGTTGCTTGAGTTTCTCAAATTCTTTGGTTATACCTTGGGAGTAGGGGCGTCTACAAGCGCTGTTATGCTCTTCTTTAATTTCTTGAGAGACTTGGACATAAGCGATAAGGAGCTTACAACCCTCAAAGGACTCACTGAACTTGTGTGGGCCGGATTTGGCTTTGTGCTTGTGACACTTCTGATATCCTTTATCATGCTGATCTCTGTTGAGGTAGAGCCTCTGACATCTGTTGCTGCTCCGCTGGTAACTCAGATCGTTGTGCTCCTAACACTCGGCTTTACTCTTGCTGTGTTGATGATCTTGTACGCACCGTTCCTTGTATTCATGCCGTTCGCTACTAAGAAAGATTCGTGTGCTGAGTGGTTGAACGCACTACGACTTCCGACGTTTATTGTTGGTGGCCTTGTACTTGCAAGTTGGTACTATGCGTTCACGCTTAATTTCCTCCCGGAGTATTCGCTTTCTCTGCTCCTTGGCGCATACGGTATAATACTTGCCGTTGCCGCTGCTGTTGCTTGGTTGGTGGAGCGTCGGTTTCGGGCGGTTAAGCAAGGAAATGAGTAGTTTGCGTAGATAGAGTGCTAATTCAAGGTGTCGGGGTTGACTTTTACATCTATACAAGCTATTATGTTTGCACATCAAATCTCGCGAGTATTTCTCGAGTTCCTCGTTTAGAAACAAGAGTGACTCAGCAGGAAGAAGGAGTCGAACGTACAGTGTCTATCACCAGTTCATTCGTCTCAACGCAGCACGCATAAAGCAGTGTTCAACTCCCGGGACGATGAACGGTATGTAAAAGCACCGGCCGTAGTTTATTACGGTGCATATTTATTTTATGGAAAGACAGAATCAAAGTCGGTCATATGGCCGAAGTGGCTCATATGGACGAGGAGCTGCAAGTACAGGAAACAGACGTTCACGACCGTATAACGGTGGAGGAAATAATCGATCACGCTCACGTAACGGTGGTGGTGGTTTTCGAAGTAAAGGACGCGGAGGCGGTCGAAGAGCTGGAAAGCAGCAGATCGATATCGCACGCTTTATTAACCGAGCAGAACCGGCGGCAGAAGTTAAGGCATACGAGCCACAACACAAATTTGCTGACTTTGCGCTCGATGCTCGTCTAAAGAGCAACATTGCTACGAAGGGCTATGTTGACCCAACACCGATTCAGGATCAGATCATCAAACATGTTCTTGAGGGTAAGGATGTGGTAGGGATCGCTAACACCGGAACCGGTAAGACGGCAGCATTTCTGCTTCCTCTCATTGATAAGGTATTAAATAATCCGAAAGAGCGGGTAATGGTTATTACGCCGACTCGTGAGCTTGCCCAGCAGATCGAGCAAGAACTTATTTCGTTTACGAAAGGACTACGTATTTTTGCCACATCATGTGTCGGAGGTGCGCCGATCGGACGACAGATCTCACGCTTGAAACGACACAATCACTTTGTGATCGGAACTCCCGGTCGACTGAAGGACCTGGTAGAGCGACGAGTGCTTTCTCTGAACGGCTTTAATACGCTTGTTCTGGACGAGGCTGATCGGATGCTTGATATGGGATTTATCGATGACATGAAACAGATCATGGCCGGTATGCCTAAAGAGCGTCATACGCTGTTCTTCTCGGCAACAATGTCGAAGGAGATCACGGCGCTCATCAGCACATTCTTGAAGGAACCGGTAACTGTTTCAGTAAAAACCGGTGACACCTCAAAGCAGGTGGATCAGGATGTTGTGCGAACGCGAGGTGCGGACAAACTTGATGTTCTTCACGATCTCTTGAATCAATCAGATTTCGAACGTGTACTTGTTTTTGGTGAGACCAAGCGTGGTGTTGAGAAACTCTCTGCCTTGCTTACCAAACGCGGTATTCGTGCGGAAGCTATTCACGGCAATAAAAGTCAATCTCAACGTGAGCGAGCATTGAAGAAATTTAAAGACGGACACGCCAAAGTATTGGTGGCAACTGATGTTGCTGCTCGCGGACTCGATATTAATAACGTCTCGCACGTTATCAACTACGATACTCCGCAAACCTACGATGACTACGTTCACCGTATCGGCCGAACAGGTCGCGCCGGAAAAACCGGAAAGGCACTGACGTTCATCGGATAACGTCGATAGTAGCAGGATGATACAAAAACAGACAGCACGTGCTGTCTGTTTTTGCTTTTGCGCAAATTAATCCTGGCGTACCATCGTGCTTGTAGTGTATAGTACCTATTAATTATTGGCAGATAGAGTGTGGTCTAAATATAGATATATATGAAAAAATACAAGAACGGCATAATTATAGTAGTTTTAGCAGTCGTTGCGATCGGATTTTTTGTTTGGGGCGCAGCAACAACTGATGGGTCAACATGGCGAGACACGAATGTTGCTTGCTTGCCAAACGGTCACACGAACCTTGCAGTACATATCCACCCAGCGCTTTCAATCACCGTGGATGGTGAGCCTGAATCGATTCCGGCAAATACTGGAGTAAACGCCGGATGTATGGCAGAAGTACACACACATGATACAAGCGGTCTGCTTCACGTTGAGACAGTTGAGCGTAGCCGAATCGATGAACTCACGCTTGCTGATTTCTTTGATGTCTGGGGCAAGGACCTTGAGCGGGAAGGATACACCCTCACTGCTCGCGTTGACGGTGAGGTGATCGAGGACCCTGCTGGTCTGACATTTGAGGATGAACAGCAGATCGAGCTCGAATACGCTAGCTCATCAAACGAAGATGATGCCGAAGAAGGAGAGGCGGAGGATCAGGCAACATCAACATTAGAGCTCGAGGTTGAAAGTGGGGGAAGCAGTGAGAGTATTTAATCTTTCACCATAGATCGAGTTAGAAGGATAAACGTACAAAAGACCGCAGGATATATTCCCGCGGTCTTTTGACATAACGTAAGCTTATCTGGATGAGATAGGAGAAAATGATACAATGCGCTGATAATTGAGAAATATCTATAAATCAATAATCTATATAAACTCATGAAGCGGATATTTATATTATTTATAATTCTGGTGCTCGTTGGCACTGCGGCGTGGTACTTATTTGGAACAGCCCTGACAAACAATGCAGGCTCAAGTGCAACAAGTACGGACCAGCAGCAAGACGCTAACGGTGATTCAGTCCAGAGGGAAGCAATGCAGGTTATTGCAACAGATCTTGCGGTTCCGTGGGATATTGCCTTCTTGCCCGGCGAGCGAATGCTGGTAACTGAGCGTGGTGGGAGACTTGTGGAAATGGATCTTGATGGGGAAGATCAAGCACACATCTCAGTCGATGGTGTTGTTCAGAGCGGTGAAGGCGGATTGCTTGGTATTGTTCTGCATCCTGAGTTTGAGCAAAATCAACAGATATATCTGTATATGGCCCAGGACACGGATAGAGGAGTGTTCGAGAATAAAGTTGTGCGCTATCGGTATAATAGTGGGGAGCTTTCTGAAGAGGAAGTGGTCATTGAGGGGATTGAAGGTGCGCAGTATCATGATGGCGGACGAATGGAGTTCGGCCCGGACGGTCTGCTTTATGTTACTACCGGCGATGCGGGACTGCGTGATCCGGCTCAAGATATAAATTCGCTTTCCGGTAAAACACTGCGTGTGCATCCGGACGGTTCAATACCGTCGAATAATCCATTTGAGAATGAAGTGTATTCTTACGGTCATCGAAATTCTCAAGGATTGGCCTGGGATGAGAGCGGACGCCTCTGGAGCACTGAGCACGGTCGTTCCGGTGTACAGAGTGGTATGGACGAGATCAATCTCATCGAGTCAGGCAGTAATTATGGCTGGCCGGAGATAGAGGGAGATGAGACCGCAGAGGGGATGATTGCGCCGGCAGAACATTCCGGCCCGGATATTACCTGGGCTCCGGCGAGTGCTACCTACTGGGACGGCAGTATCTTCTTTGGCGGTCTAAGAGGGGCGGCAGTGTATGAGGCGGTGCTCGATGGTGAGGAGGTAACGGAGATCCGTCAACATTTCTTTGAGGAATTTGGTCGGATTCGCACAACCAGACTTGGTCCGGACGGTTATTTCTACTTTACCACTTCAAATCGCGACGGCAGGGGCGAGTCTTCGACAGATGATGACCGCATAATACGTGTTGATCCTGAGCAAGTCTTTCGTAACTAACACAACCTGCTTGAACTTGAATAGATAGCAATACAACACCGGCGGCCATCGCTCGGTGTTGTAACTATTTCTGTAGCAGAACGTTTGTATTGTAACCAGGTGCATGGGTTTTTGCGCTCCCGCCCAACTGTGCAAATGCGCTAAAAATTTCGGTAGATAGTGAAACCCATGAATTCACTATCTGATCACTAAGCTTTGTGGTAGCAGAGAAGCGTCGGCTTTGAATGAATACGTGTTGTATGCCAGCGTATTTATAACCATCCGCTAATGCTGTCTGCCTTTATATGAAGACGCAGTGACAGCTGGTTATCTTACAGAGATCGTAACAATAAAATAGAAATAAAAACCGCACAGGGTTAAACCGTGCGGCAAGATACTCTCCGGTCTGGAAAGATCTGTTTATAAACGAATGATCGATGATCGAGAGACAACCCCGTAAGACAGGTCGACGATAAGCTCAAGTCCCTCGCAGGCTCCGAATTTATGGTCCGTGATCCTGTCGGAGCCAAGTTCCCAGCAGCACCCGCTCCAGGCGATCATTGCCGCCATAAGGATATTATGACCGACAATAAATATGTTGCGTCTCTTGTTTTTTTGAACAGTTTGGAGAAGCCTACTCCAGGCGCTTGTGGCAAGATCCTTGAGTATTTCGCATTCCTTCTCGTGACCACGAAAACTGTAGGAGTCAAGCGCACTGCTCATGACGCTGTTCATGAAGATCTGCATGCTGTCTCGAATGTACGTATCCGATGCATCCTTGCCTTGAGGGTAGAAAAGCTCAGGCATTTCTACTCTCCTGATACTGCATTCTTCCATTACCTCCATGATCGTTTTGATTCCTATTGTGGCTTGCGATGTCACGATGAGATCGAAAACCTTTGCGCCGTTGTGATTTTGAAAGTATTTCCTCAGCTGCTTGGCGCGGTTCGCTCCTTTTTGAGTGAGTTGCTGTGGCAGGTCCTTGATCTCTGTTGGGTAGGGTAGTTTGACCTCTTCTGCCGGTAGCACCAAGGTAAAACGTGCCTCATTAGGTCCAAGTGAGCTCATCGGGTGTCCTCCTGATCCGATCTAAAAAGGTACAACAGACTATACTTTACGGTATAAGGGCGATTCGTCAAATGCTTTTGACGATAGTGTTCTTTTGGTCAGCTGTAGTCGATACGGTATACTACGTGCATATTTATGAATCAAGATACAGCTCTCGACATCCTCAAGATCGGTGCCAATGTATTTCTCACCGGAGAGCCCGGTTCAGGC from Candidatus Paceibacterota bacterium includes the following:
- a CDS encoding M23 family metallopeptidase, producing the protein MISSRAFKYTIIGLLVVVSVASWYFTISIYQNNKADIITAVADIAHELALPFHMARMAAREPVTELPVPVYGVVLDQIDDTWGAARSEGRTHDGTDIFATRGTPVFSATEGYVTRTNIGTRGGINVMVAGPGGLNYYYAHLERIADGIRRGQAVTTDTVLGFVGNSGNATNTPPHLHFALYPERWDAVNPYPLLVDRWD
- a CDS encoding PQQ-dependent sugar dehydrogenase; amino-acid sequence: MKRIFILFIILVLVGTAAWYLFGTALTNNAGSSATSTDQQQDANGDSVQREAMQVIATDLAVPWDIAFLPGERMLVTERGGRLVEMDLDGEDQAHISVDGVVQSGEGGLLGIVLHPEFEQNQQIYLYMAQDTDRGVFENKVVRYRYNSGELSEEEVVIEGIEGAQYHDGGRMEFGPDGLLYVTTGDAGLRDPAQDINSLSGKTLRVHPDGSIPSNNPFENEVYSYGHRNSQGLAWDESGRLWSTEHGRSGVQSGMDEINLIESGSNYGWPEIEGDETAEGMIAPAEHSGPDITWAPASATYWDGSIFFGGLRGAAVYEAVLDGEEVTEIRQHFFEEFGRIRTTRLGPDGYFYFTTSNRDGRGESSTDDDRIIRVDPEQVFRN
- a CDS encoding vitamin K epoxide reductase family protein yields the protein MKNRFPASLQLYFGLLLFGVAGFFLTLFLYPPTGFYGFVLFVALGGFGVAANIFRTKRSGEELVCPSGSDCNVVVNSRFSKFFGIPLEILGMTYFALIAISYSILLFIPQAIEGNLLLVVALATMAAALFSLYLLFVQAFLLGAWCIWCILSSMFSLVIFAISFVTLERAGVPVYDFLMSIEGLLEFLKFFGYTLGVGASTSAVMLFFNFLRDLDISDKELTTLKGLTELVWAGFGFVLVTLLISFIMLISVEVEPLTSVAAPLVTQIVVLLTLGFTLAVLMILYAPFLVFMPFATKKDSCAEWLNALRLPTFIVGGLVLASWYYAFTLNFLPEYSLSLLLGAYGIILAVAAAVAWLVERRFRAVKQGNE
- a CDS encoding peptidylprolyl isomerase yields the protein MNRITVFFILVFVVASAAGLVIWMSAQSEHEDLLDRSRSDSVGSDSLIQASEDDRADTEHVTTNSEQATMGTKNVTLTTSKGDISMELYGDDFPNTVGNFVKLANEEFYDGIIFHRVIEGFMIQGGDPTGTGTGGPGYAFEDELKPESEAAQRGYARGTVAMANSGPDTNGSQFFIVHQDAPLPYQYTIFGRVTSGMDVVDAIATSETDGGDKPLEDIVIEKAVVEE
- a CDS encoding DEAD/DEAH box helicase — its product is MERQNQSRSYGRSGSYGRGAASTGNRRSRPYNGGGNNRSRSRNGGGGFRSKGRGGGRRAGKQQIDIARFINRAEPAAEVKAYEPQHKFADFALDARLKSNIATKGYVDPTPIQDQIIKHVLEGKDVVGIANTGTGKTAAFLLPLIDKVLNNPKERVMVITPTRELAQQIEQELISFTKGLRIFATSCVGGAPIGRQISRLKRHNHFVIGTPGRLKDLVERRVLSLNGFNTLVLDEADRMLDMGFIDDMKQIMAGMPKERHTLFFSATMSKEITALISTFLKEPVTVSVKTGDTSKQVDQDVVRTRGADKLDVLHDLLNQSDFERVLVFGETKRGVEKLSALLTKRGIRAEAIHGNKSQSQRERALKKFKDGHAKVLVATDVAARGLDINNVSHVINYDTPQTYDDYVHRIGRTGRAGKTGKALTFIG